From a region of the Solanum stenotomum isolate F172 chromosome 2, ASM1918654v1, whole genome shotgun sequence genome:
- the LOC125856066 gene encoding uncharacterized protein LOC125856066: MSVREYALRFTQLSKYSPSIGADRRAKMSKFVSGVSDLVVKECRTDMLVHDMDISRLMVHAQQIEEEKLKERSKEVKRDKVDDGNYFHARSGGRGRSRFQQSSPGKVLQVIFRGQEMRGCDKMDHKIRDCPFVAKNDGDTHRRAQPYPSSGPGSSSGNAPKQNRFYAL, from the exons atgagtgtaagGGAATATGCCTTGAGATTCACTCAACTATCCAAGTATAGTCCTTCCATTGGGGCGGATCGTAGGGccaagatgagtaagtttgtttcagGAGTATCCGACTTGGTTGTCAAAGAGTGCCGCACTGATATGCTTGTTCATGACATGGACATATCTCGCCTTATGgtgcatgcccaacaaattgaggaagaaaagctcAAGGAGAGATCTAAGGAGGTAAAAAGGGATAAAGTGGATGATGGAAACTATTTTCATGCTAGGTCCGGTGGACGGGGTCGTTCTAGATTCCAGCAAAGTTCTCCGGGCAAGGTTCTACAAGTGATCTTCCGAGGCCAAGAAATGAGAGG GTGTGACAAAATGGATCATAAAATAAGGGATTGTCCTTTTGTTGCTAAAAATGATGGAGACACTCATCGTAGGGCTCAACCCTACCCTTCATCTGGTCCAGGGAGCTCAAGTGGAAATGCTCCTAAGCAAAACCGTTTCTATGCTCTCTAA
- the LOC125856067 gene encoding uncharacterized protein LOC125856067, producing MTSKSQRNKEGEQEGRRDTARKRDKSRVRESSSNPPVCGRSLGEEGEVSDTSQLDEKILGIEAGLSALNRRLVIFENNSTSLETVALEGLDEVKSNLEELEEDSKDGLTNLELKLTKALSSLHREFETLKRQVDETATAGAAGPITVHETRIEAPKPKEFRGERSAQDVENFLWQMNAYFEHVCMTKEAAKIRTAAMYLSNTAMLWWRRKKADMERGFYPQNVVHEARRKLRELKQTFSIRDYVKEFTRLTLQIPNLTSEDLLFYFLDGLQNWAKQELQRRQVRDVDEAIVVAESLTDFRTDAAKGRDNRSKNVPPKGDNNRNKGKSVPNRGSDTRGNNRNQPSNFRKNYEDRKKGAPHREGCYICGETTHAARYCPSLSKLSAMVAAQKQQEQTAAQTGGTSGEQSGHTGGTDRNKNVVVGMFNHMALFNHMTIAALAAQPASVKPRESPFVDAKLNGKDVRIMVDTGATHNFVTREKATDLRLYHVASDTMLKTVNALPTNVHGFAPKVSIDLGGWKGFTDFTIAPMDVFDIILGLDFWYEVNAFISPRLNQLHISDAGGSCVVPLIRVPQNGLHLSAMQLVKGFKRGEPTFLAALVGGVKDLIEAAALPHCIEQVLADNRDVMPEELPQRLPPRREVDHQFELIPGAKPPAMTPYRMAPLELEELRKQLKELLDAGHVRPSKAPFGAPVLFQKKKEGTLRLCIDYRALNKVTVKNNPKIEFGKVGHKQARWVIRRAVTSSPNNLAIRPSVPSHPYDALSDMAAETFDENPFVR from the exons ATGACGTCGAAGTCTCAACGCAACAAAGAAGGAGAGCAGGAAGGCCGAAGGGACACTGCCAGGAAACGTGACAAGAGCAGGGTAAGAGAATCCTCCTCCAACCCTCCTGTTTGTGGCAGGAGCCTTGGGGAAGAGGGGGAAGTTTCCGATACCAGCCAACTCGACGAGAAGATTCTCGGAATTGAGGCTGGTTTGTCGGCCTTGAATAGGCGACTTGTTATTTTCGAAAACAACTCCACATCTCTTGAAACGGTTGCTCTTGAAGGCCTCGATGAGGTGAAAAGTAACCTTGAAGAGCTTGAAGAGGATAGCAAGGATGGACTGACCAACCTCGAACTCAAGCTCACCAAAGCTCTCTCCTCTCTTCACCGAGAGTTCGAGACTTTGAAGAGGCAGGTTGATGAGACTGCCACTGCGGGAGCTGCTGGCCCCATTACTGTACATGAAACTCGTATCGAAGCCCCTAAGCCAAAGGAGTTTCGTGGTGAAAGAAGTGCCCAAGACGTTGAGAACTTCTTGTGGCAAATGAATGCTTATTTTGAGCATGTTTGTATGACCAAAGAAGCTGCCAAAATACGAACAGCAGCTATGTATTTGAGCAATACCGCCATGCTGTGGTGGCGGAGGAAAAAGGCGGACATGGAGAGGGGG TTTTACCCTCAAAACGTGGTGCATGAAGCTCGTCGGAAGTTGAGGGAATTGAAGCAAACATTCTCCATTCGTGACTACGTGAAAGAGTTCACAAGACTCACTCTCCAAATCCCGAACCTGACCAGTGAAGACTTGTTGTTTTACTTCTTGGATGGCCTCCAAAATTGGGCCAAACAAGAACTTCAAAGGCGACAAGTTCGTGATGTCGATGAGGCGATCGTAGTGGCAGAATCACTCACAGATTTTCGGACAGATGCAGCAAAGGGGAGGGACAATCGGAGCAAAAATGTTCCTCCCAAGGGAGATAACAACAGGAACAAGGGCAAGTCAGTTCCCAACCGAGGCAGCGATACTAGAGGTAACAATCGTAACCAACCTTCTAATTTTCGCAAGAATTATGAAGATCGCAAGAAAGGCGCTCCACATCGTGAAGGTTGTTATATTTGTGGTGAGACTACCCACGCTGCCCGTTACTGTCCATCGTTGAGTAAATTGAGTGCCATGGTTGCTGCCCAAAAGCAGCAAGAACAAACTGCCGCGCAAACCGGAGGAACATCCGGGGAGCAATCTGGGCACACTGGTGGGACGGACAGGAACAAAAATGTTGTTGTTGGGATGTTTAATCACATGGCGTTATTTAATCATATGACTATTGCTGCGTTGGCTGCTCAGCCGGCTAGTGTAAAGCCGCGCGAGTCACCGTTTGTCGATGCCAAGTTGAATGGCAAAGACGTTAGAATTATGGTAGACACCGGTGCAACTCACAATTTTGTGACGAGGGAAAAGGCCACAGACCTTCGTTTATATCATGTTGCCAGTGATACTATGTTGAAGACTGTTAACGCCCTCCCCACCAATGTCCATGGTTTCGCTCCTAAAGTCTCCATCGATTTAGGAGGGTGGAAGGGGTTCACAGACTTTACAATTGCGCCCATGGACGTGTTTGACATTATTCTGGGGCTGGATTTTTGGTATGAGGTTAATGCGTTTATTTCACCACGCCTCAACCAATTGCATATTAGCGACGCGGGAGGATCTTGCGTGGTACCCCTTATTCGGGTACCACAAAACGGACTGCACTTGTCTGCCATGCAGCTTGTAAAAGGCTTCAAGAGAGGAGAACCAACCTTCCTTGCTGCCCTTGTTGGAGGCGTCAAAGACTTGATTGAGGCAGCAGCCTTGCCTCACTGTATCGAGCAGGTCCTTGCTGATAATAGGGACGTGATGCCAGAAGAACTTCCTCAACGGTTGCCACCACGAAGGGAAGTTGATCATCAGTTCGAACTGATTCCCGGGGCAAAGCCACCAGCCATGACGCCTTACCGTATGGCGCCCCTGGAGTTGGAGGAATTGAGGAAGCAGCTCAAGGAGTTGCTGGACGCGGGACACGTTAGGCCTTCTAAGGCGCCTTTTGGTGCGCCTGTTTTGTTCCAAAAGAAGAAGGAAGGAACGCTACGGTTATGTATTGATTACCGAGCCCTCAACAAGGTCACGGTGAAGAACAATCCaaa GATTGAATTCGGGAAAGTGGGTCATAAGcaggcacgttgggtcattcGACGAGCTGTTACGAGCTCACCGAACAACTTAGCGATTCGCCCAAGCGTCCCATCTCATCCTTATGATGCGTTATCTGATATGGCAGCTGAAACTTTCGACGAGAATCCCTTTGTTCGCTGA